In Salarias fasciatus chromosome 4, fSalaFa1.1, whole genome shotgun sequence, the DNA window CATGCTGtcctcctgctcacacacacacttctcctcaCACTCCCTGGCTGTTTGAACATCACGTTTCCTAATCTTCATTAGGCTGAATATTTGTTGGGGTGAGTCACTGTCAGCTTGAAAATATCTGTTGCAAGTGTTAAACCTGCACTAATGACTCCCTACAGAGGAAATTCTGAGGAACTAAGGATGAAATAATGTGTTGATTAGGTTAGATTTAGTGTTAAAACcacatttcagctgaaaacattttcctATCAGGTCtgaatttttttactttattcactTTGGACTCCATTAGATGATAATAattcctctgtgttttcagtttgttctgaTTTAGTCTATCTTTTTTGAGAGGAAATTTAACTGTAAAAATAAGAATGTTTTCATCACAACTCAGCGGAGAGCAATTGAAACTTTATGTGGATTCTGAACCCAGATGACTCTGATTTGTAGTCAGAAAACCATATTTAAATGGTGATTATGTATGTTTGGAGATAATTATATAACTCTCAACTCTTAAATGCACGTGAACCAAAACCTGCAATTTGACGAAACCAACCAGAGACACCAAAGAGGAACAAACTCATTCAGTATGAATGCTTTGAGTCTCTTTAAAGGATTAATCACgtgcaaaatgagaaaaaaactgcaacagcaGAGCTTTGTCTGATGTGAAGATAATTGGAAGAGAGAGACGTTTCACTAAAGCTTCACAGACAACAAATGCAACGAGCGAGAAGCTAAATGAAGCTTCAGTCACGTGTTAATTATCCTCCGACCCTGCTCCGTCCATTCCAGCGCTGCAGGAATCAGTCAGGAGCCGACAGAAGCCCGTCCACCCTCCAGACCACGGCAGCAGCCAGTTTCAGAGCGTCTATTCTGAGAGCCGTGCTTCATGTGAAATTGTGCGTGAAGCTGGAGCCTCCCTCGGCCCAGCAGGCCTGGGCGGACCGACAGTCCCAGATACTCATCAAAACCCGCAGAGCGCCTCTGCAGAGGGGAAAACTCCAAGAAGCAAAGTCAGTGGATCAGCGCTACGGAACTGGAAGGAAGCAGCGAGGAGCGAGCAGAGCCCAGCGTTTAATCAGGGTTTAGTAAACAGAGGTCGAGCCCTCGTGCTCAGGGCTGCCCTGTCTTTCTGCTGACTCACTAATCCCCCTGCTTACCGATCGCGCCGACAGCCGAGGCACAGCAGGGGGGAGTCTCCAATCTGGCTAATTGGATTGACTGGGGCAGGGTTTGAGCAGTGATTTAAagacctggggggggggggatgggacAGACGTCCCTCCAGGCCTGGTGCTCTCTGAAGTCTGAGCAGCCACAAGTGGCTGAACCCACCATTTGCCCGGCTGATCAGCAGTTAGCCTCACATGCGTGTCGTTTTGTCGTTGTTGTTTCAGACTGTGAGGAAAccagaacaaacacaacacactcgCTGGACTCCATGTCTTAGAGGTTGTGTTCAGAATTACACCGTGTGACAGGATCATCTGAAGCACAATCAGATGTTCAGAAACAACGTACTCGTACATTTTCTGGGAACATGAACTCCTAACATGAACTTTCAGAGAAAGTTCCTTTGATCCATAATCTCCTGTCTAGAATAGAACACAATAGAAGTGTTTTGATCCTTTACAGGGACTCACTTGACAACATTCTCCATCAGCGCTTTGTTCTGGGAGCAGGAATGGTAACCAGCAGACAGTCGGCGGTGGTCCCGGCTCAGGCCCACCGGCTCAGTCTCAGGAATGTGAACACATGACCGTCGAGCGGTCTGGGCTGTGATCACAGTCAGACCATCTCACACATGTGACCCTCAGTGGCTGCAGGCCACCCACGCCGCTGCCACGGCGCTCTGAGCCTCAGCcgctctgcagcagagctgcGGAATGTGGCCGGACCCGGCGAACCGGTCTGAGAGACGGCACATCGCTCCGGGCACCGAACGGACGTCGCTCTTAGAACGCTGAAGtataaaaacatttctgaaacaaaatcgCATGACAAAACAACTACAAGTGGCACAGCTGTAACATCTGGAACTAACCCTCCAGCACTGCTAAGGCTGAAGGCCAGATTGGGTGCAGGGCGGGGATGGGGGGGCCTCAGAGTCTTGGTAATAAACCTGACACCACTGTGCCATCGAAACTAAACTATGTCGTCTATGGTGTCCGACGACACCAGCAGCCGCTGCTGTGGCAGGACAGCGAGACTGAAGGAACCCTGCAGGGCTTCAGGCTCCTCAAACGGGTCAGCGAAACCAGCAGGAACCGGATACTGTTATTGTACAGCagtgggagggagaggaggaacaacagGGACATGATGAGAATACCTCCAGATGAAGCCCCGGCCTGAGGACAAGGACTCCAGAATGAATTCAACCAACTCCCGGTAACTGAGAATCCGTTCCGCTATTCAACTGTACTGAACTGTAGttctattaaaaataaatgtttgtttgttgctaGCAGCAGACGAGTCGCTAGCCGATGctatgctagcatgctaacgctgCAGAATGCAGGAGCCGTAGCCTCTGAAGCTGtataacacactgctctaaTCAGCCTTGAGAAAAATCTGGTTCTACACCAGGAGCTTCCCGATTCGGAGTATTCCCACCACAGCGAGTCGTTCTATCAGCCATGATGCTCTATTTACTGAACGCTCGTGTTCCTGCAGTGATGTTCACGTCCGGGTCAGAAAATCACCAactcttcctccctcagtctcaaACGATGCATTCAGGTCCCAAAACATGGAACCATTTGATTCTACATGAATCAGTACTCGGTAGGACCGACAGAATTTGGTAGGTACGTATGAAAGTACCCATCCCTGGGTTAATCTGCGCACAAACTACGTGCAACAGCATCCACCGAGTTACTGTGATCGTGAGtaaacccaaacacacaaactcccaCAAAACGATGACAAACGATGCtcaataatttattcatttgttgaCATTTTACAAAACAGTATTTACACAGTGTAAAAacgttctctgtgttttcaccgACCGACTGTGAGACTAACGACACCGTGGTGCAGAGCGGCGACGCCCCGTCTAAACTAGCAGAAACACACAAGTCTTTCTCAGGTGGGACAAAGCGTGGCCCCGCGTTCCGGGCCGAGGCCGGACCGGCTCAATGCTCCTCATGCAACAGAAAGATCTACAGGGAAGTGTAACAGTGAAAAGGGAAGGGTGTGCTCGGGCCAGGCCTGCAGGCTCCCGACGGCACAGGCAGGGAACCAAATATCCTTCATTGTTGGAGAGTGAGTGTTCTGGTCTCTGCGGCTCTCCGGGGTGTGAAGGGGAACAGGCCCGGGGAGGGCGGGGCTCTCCGGGGAGGGCCAGCCACCCGTGGAGCTGCTCAGCAGGACCGACCGGCTTCCCTCCGGCTCACCCTCCGCAAGTTCCTAAAGCGCCAGACCGGACTGAGGCCGGCGGCAGactcagtcctcctcctcctcttcatctcttcttCTTGCTGTGTCgcagcatcttcttcctcttcaggacCATCTCGTACAGCTTCTCCAGGCCGGGCTGCAGGCCCTGGCCGTCCAGCGCCGAGCAGGCCTGAGTGTGGTGCAGCGTGGACGAGCTCATCTCATGGAGGGCCAGGGCCTTCTCCACCTGGAACCAGAGCAGCGAGGAGATCAgtcacagcctcacacacacccgagagcacggcaacacacacctcacacacacctcacatcCACAGACAGACCGATGGCTCACAGCTCCATGTTTCTGAGGCATTAGAagtgtaaatgttgttttcttgGCTCTCATATTTCACCTCCACGAGGACAGAGCAGGTAAAAACCCGACAGCAGGTCATGCTGTGAAATCCCTTTGAATCCTCTAAAAACTGTTTCTTACGGTCCCTAAAAACAAGGCGGGCcttgaaaaagtttgagatGGCAAATGAGGACATTTAGAGACAGCGGTGCCCAGAATGAACTCTCAGCCTTTATCTTCGACtcctctggaggaaaaacacGAGCAGGAAATGACTAATGACTGCTTTCTGGTGATAAAATCAGTTTCCCTGGTTTCAGGCAGGATTCCAAACcctttctttcagtttctgatCATACGATGTTGGGAACGCTGGAGAGGCCCAGAGTGTGTTACCAAGATAGCTTCAGCTAATAGGCTTCACTGACTGCCCTGAATAACCTGCAGCACAAAGCCGGTTCTCATGCGGTCCAGTTCACTCCGGGGTGTCCCGTTCAGCCGTCAGCACATTCAGAGCCGCTAGTCAGGCAGAATGAATCAAGGCCAGCCTAAAAACTAATATTAATACTGCAGGAGCTGGAAACCTGATGGGTGAAGGTCAGGAGCCTCCTGAAGGCTTCAGCCTCCCGACTTCAGTCTACAGTCAGTCCCTCAAACTGAGCAGGATAAGAACGAAGCGATCTCTCTAGCAGGGCGTTGGCATTTCGAAGAGGAGACTCCCGTTCTGAAGGAGTAACTTCTGGAAGGAACAGACCGAAGAGCCTGTTTGGCAACACCGGCTGAGAATGAATGAGATCTGATAACCTGCCAGAACCAGTTAGAAATGTGTGTCATTCGCACGCCGCTTCGCTTCAGGTGAAATGCGTGTGAACTTAAAAGGAGCTGACCTTTGTGCCCTATCGGCTGAGCGTCTCAGTTTTCCGACTGACGGCAGGTGAACCCCGGAGATAAACCTGCGGTGTGATCACGGCCCGTGACGTTCCACCAACGCCGTATGAGAACTGCCCAGTTTATGGCCGCGTATAAAACCTCATCCCCAGATCCTCCAGGATTGTGAAAGAGTTTAAAGTACCGGCATGGAGAGCAGACCAGGCATAACCCGCTGCAACGCCCAGCAGGGAGCCATATTTGGCGACTTCCACCTGCAGGGGCAGGATGTGACCGCATGttggaagagctgcagctggatttcTACGTCAAGACAATTCAGCTGGAAAAACGGAGCGGCCATATTGAATCACCCGTCCTGCTCGGGCAAATCTGATGCAAGACTGGATGATATGAACCTTTACTGGGTTCCAGTGAAATGTGGAACATTTTATCTGATTTTTAAAGCcattaaaaggaaaaatcaGGAAACTATCTGTAACGTGGCCTCCTAGATGGACGAAACCTGCTCTGTAGCTCTGAATCCACTAAATCTCAAGTTTCTGAGTACATTTAGCAGTCCATTAAGTCCACCGGGTACAGGAGGTCACCGCTAGCGAGGCCAACTGACTCTTTCTCCGTTTGTCACGTCTGACCTAAATACCTGTCCGTTTCTTGCAGATGAAGAATGGCGGCGGCGTATTTAATCAAAGCACACGTTAAACACAGCTGTGGCGTTCCTCCAACACGGTCCAGGTTGTAAGGGCGTATGAACACTGACCGAGGTTCTTCCAGGATTGTGAAACTATTTAAAGTACCGGCTGAGACAGAACGCCACTGCAGCTCGCAGCAGGTAGCATGACTGTCAGGGCTTCCCCCAGGAAAAAATCAAAGCGTAGCAGCCATGTGGACGCTACCCccacccgccgccgcccccctgcAAAATTGTGTAATATAAGGCATGGTATTTAGAGTGTTTTTACGAaattaacttttggaaaatatgtattttactTGGGATACAACACATATTGTGGAGCAATAGTCAGACATAAgtatgaaaacatgttttatagCGGCTGGCTCGGAGCTGCTGCTACCTCTGATAGAGCGCAGGTGAACTGCTAGCTTCGGCCTTTTAGCACATTTAATTACCTTTTAATAACTCACTAATACCAACTCACGCCTTTTAATTATCTTTAATCATACGTTACCTCTGGCGTTTATAGCAGTACTGGAGTTGTCTTAGCggggctgctctgctgcatgCCCCGCCTCGTTAGCAGCTAAGCTAACGCCAGGCTAGCCTGATGACCCACGTCTGTCGCTTCTCCGTCCGGACACTCCTGACATTTAGACCCTCAAAAGACTCTAACGgctgtcaaaacacacagaaacgaCGCAGATGCACGACCAATCCacgcaggacacacacacactgaggcggGGCTTCCCTGGGAGCTCGCGGATAACACTTGCTAGTGGCTCTGTAAAAATATAGCGTAACGGCATTTGTCTACATTTTTTAAGCGTAGCGGGCAAAAATTAAATGGTAGCGGGGCTGCTACGCTGTAACACTTTAGGGGAAACCGTGGACGAAGGACGGACGTGTTCGGACACGTAGAGACGATCTGCAGGGAGACCGAGACACGCTGCAGGTCCGTCATCAGAACAAAGGCCTTAAAGCACTAAGCTACCGGGACCTGTGGAAACGGTCTTGTACCAGTCATCTCTAGACTGAATGTGCAGAGCGTGCGGTGGATGGAAACATGGTCCTGACATTGCGGCGTGTCATGCAGCGCCGCTGTATTTACCTCCGCGGCCGACATGGCTCCCTCCAGATCCTGCTTGTTGGCCAGAACCAGCACGGGCACGCCTTGGTTCTCCGCGGACCGGGCGATGCGGTGCAGCTCCACCTTGGCCTCCTCCATGCGCTCGCTCTCGGCGGCGTCCACCACGAACACCAGGCCGTCGGTCCGCCGGGTGTACGACTTCCACAGCGGCCGCAGCTTCTCCTGGCCGCCCACGTCCCACACCTGGAAGCTGGTCATGCTGGTCTTGGAGTTGCCCATGGGCACCTTGATGCGCTCCATGTTGAAGCCCTTGGTGGGGATGGTCTCCACGAACTCGCGCAGCTTCAGTCTGTAGAGGAGCGAGGTCTTCCCCGCCGAGTCCAGGCCGATCACCACCACGTGCATGGACTGGAAGGCGGGCAGGAACGGCGTGCTGGGGGCGATCTCGGTCAGCTGGTTCCCCATCTTCAGCTCAGGTCTGGGTCCCGTCCACGGATGACTGAGCCTGAACTTTGTTTTACTGTGTGCTCACAGTGAGAATCAGGAGAGGCGGCGAAGGGTTGGAGTCTGGATGTAGAAGGTCACCGGGAGACGACCGCCGGGTTCACTGACGCCCTGCAGAGGAGAACACGAGTCGGTACAGTTAGCAAGAGCAGCGAGGCCAGACGTAGCTCCAGACGTAGCTCTGGCTCCACAGCAGCTTctcaacaaaccaacaaaccttCAGTTCAGACCTGGAGAAAGGATTCTACAATCGAGGATTTCTACAATGttctgaagtgaaaacgctGAACTTTTTCACAGCGCATCGTTTCCAGTGTTTAttctgttaccatggaaacagacgtcaTTTTCAGAACATCACCATGTACAAAACTTCTctgtgatgaaaacacaaaagcgtTGCATCGGCACGTAAACGGGGGCGGGGCCTAACGCTCCGGCGGTTTGTCTGAATCCAGcacacagctggaaaaacaGAGATCAAACGACgagcagggagaggagggatCCCGCCGAGTTCATCGACCTCGGAGCTTAAAAATAGACggacagaaaaatacaaaggcAGGTGGAGTTCAGGCAGAGCACTGAACCGATGCCGCTGCTTCTGTAGCGGCATCTTTTCACATTCTGCGTTAATGAATGAATCATCCTGTCACTTTGGTCTCATCGTCACTCATTCCAGCAATTTGAATAAATTCAACCTAATATTGAAAGTCaatcaaaaaaatgtgaatataaCTGGGTGGATTTAACAGCATTTTGGATCAAGTGCTTAAAACCATGAACATTTTGAAGGCCTGTGTACACAGAACTGTTTGAATAAACATGAAATGATGGATTCGGGTCATTTCCATTCAGCAGACATGATTCTGAAGCAAAGCTGCACAGCAACAGATCCTAACCCTCAGTCCGTCTTCTGGGAATCTAAAGCTCCAGTGTCAACATGTCCTCTGCTGTATGAGGTGTTGATTCAGAGTGTTTCCCACACAGAAGGCCCGTTTCCAGCAGGACAATGTCAACCTGCCGGCTTCAGGCCAGAAGAGTCCAGAAGCTGACCCAGCCTGCAGCACAGGAAAACTCCAGCATGGAAGaatcctgaaaacatttctcacaCATCTGCTGGCTTTCTGAGATAAGATCCTGACACCAATGACAGgtcaaattaattaatttatttatatgtcTAAAAATAAAGAGCACGTGAGAAGCTAAATTCTCAGTCATCTCATTGTTTTCTAGCtctaaaaaacaacagcttgttccaatgaatgaaaaataatcattcaataaacatttttttctttaagactCTGAAATAGTTCACACCTAGTCATCGCATTTGGATTGGTTATTTGCTTGGTTCTTTAAACACtacaaatgtaattttattgAATTAATGCAAAAATGCTGACATTTCAAAAGCATATTCACAAAAATGACCGAAATAAAAAAcgcaaaaacaaaatgttttcgaTTTCAAGCAAGGTGTTTAAATAATAATTCGAaaattttcttatttttacacttttaaaaatgtttcttatttacATGTCACACAAGTTTAGTGGGTTTTTCGAAGACACACGAGTCAAAAACgcaacaaaaaagagaaaaaacacgcacagtgaaacattttctttgcaaaTGAAATCTAAAACCTTATCCCTCCGCGTGCGCTGATCCCTGTGTCCGTGCGCGTGGCCGCGGCAGACACTTCAAAGCCTTCCGATCCGCGCGACCCCGAACTAAAAGAGCCTGGCGGAGAGTTTCGAGGATGAGAAGGTGAATAAAGCTCACCTGGAGCCTCCGTGGCGCGTGAAGCGGTCCGCATGCTTCTTTTTCTGCGATTAAATCCGAGTTTCAGGGCGCAAAGTAATCCCGACGCAGCTGCAGCGCGCGGAGCTCCGACAAAAATACGAGCACTGAGAAccggagagaagcagctctGGAAAAGAGGCGGCCGCCCCGCGAGCGCTGTGACGTCGGCGGGGCGGGGCTTGAAGAGcactgggggcggggccgaggAGGAGAAGACAATCATCGAATCTCACGCCACGTTTACAGGGATTCAAGAAGAGGGAAGAAACAACTGGATATCTTTACAGAAAGAAGttaattcacacaaaaacacagagagaagtgTCTCAGActacctcctgctgctgcagcggcgctGGGGCGGTTCGACAGAACAGAGCATTTGTTTAAATACAAACCAGCTAAAAGTATTTGCTCTCATGTAAAACCAAGCAGTGTTTCCATCCCAGCAGCCAAACTGGAGAAGCCTCGGCCTGCCATCACGTTACTCCACATGCaaactgtgtttctgcagaaacactgctTTGACAACACAAAAGGCCCCGACACACTAAAATATCACCGcttttgctctgtttttttaGTTATTCTAAAAATTTAAGCTGCTTAAGCTATTTCATTTCTACTGTTTcagctctttatttttctttagtttaGCAGATGTTCCTGTTTgagttgttggtgttttttaatgccttttgtttgtttgttttggggattttttttttttttttttttttttttgccatcttcagtaattttagctgttttgcctttttctttttttggataTTTCTACTGTTTTGCTTTCTGATCTGTTTTTTCTTCGGCGGTTTTAATTATCTTAATTCTTTCTCatcattttgacagtttttttccgCCTTTGACCTTTTTGTACTTTTGTCtactttaaactgttttagccattttacccggttttttttgtttgtttttttttttgtacttcttCGGGTTATTCTGAGCTGTTTTGATGTTAATTTCACCTTTTTCAGCACTCTTCTTTTTTAGGCCGCATGACGTTCTGTAGTCTTGTGTATTTGAGCAGTTttttgtatgtatgttttttatCCACTTCTCCAAGTTATTTGAAATTTTGtccattttgacattttagttgattcagtccttttttaaagtagtttgacCAGGAAACAGCCGTTTGCTGCTGATGATCCCTTTTGTCGTTTCCTCTCATGATCTCagcaattttcacattttacagtcatatttactgtttttttctctccctcttctgtAAACCATTCACCAATGTCTCACTGGTCATCTTTAGCTACTGTttgatgtgttaaaaaaaatctcctcgcctcatcatcatcatcatcatcatcatcatcatcatcatcatcatcatcatcagagtcgcagcgccctctgctgtctGCACGAGGAACTGAATGAAGGTTTTTCTAAAGATGAATTCCATCAAATCTCACATCGTGAAGGGATTAAATGAGTGTAAATCAAAACTGTGTGAAACAATTTGCTGTTtgacaaaaactcacaacactaaaatcaaactgaaagaaGTGAGCCAAAGggacataaaataaaaaccagtctcgtggtttttattttatatttctctgtttttcactgtaaaaagcAAATGCTGGAACTTGAATGGGACTTATCCATCCTCAATATAATTCTGTGATAATCTGAAATTTCATTTATCACTTCAGTCTGTCTGGACTGAACTGCAGAACATTCTGCAACATCCACTCGATGGTATGATGGAAACAGTAAAGTTAAGGGACTGTGGTCGCATGGACAgacagactaacacatttagtTATCTTACCTGTCGTATACTTTTGGCAGATTGGGTcgtttttcttact includes these proteins:
- the arl4d gene encoding ADP-ribosylation factor-like protein 4D; the encoded protein is MGNQLTEIAPSTPFLPAFQSMHVVVIGLDSAGKTSLLYRLKLREFVETIPTKGFNMERIKVPMGNSKTSMTSFQVWDVGGQEKLRPLWKSYTRRTDGLVFVVDAAESERMEEAKVELHRIARSAENQGVPVLVLANKQDLEGAMSAAEVEKALALHEMSSSTLHHTQACSALDGQGLQPGLEKLYEMVLKRKKMLRHSKKKR